ACGGCGTCCTCAGACGCGTCAGAGAAAAGCATCGCCAGCATCGCCGACGTGTGCGAGTCCATGAAGCAacagctgctggtgctggtggagTGGGCCAAGTACATCCCCGCCTTCGGCGAGCTGCCGCTCGATGACCAGGTATCGGATCAGTGCGGAACTAATGTCTGTTTCAAAGCAAACACTCTGTGCCATTTTGCGGGCAATGGGGCTAAATCATTAGGCCTTCGCAGGGGAGGATCACCCTGGCAGGGTGGCCCCGTATAAGTACCAAGATAATTCTGTCTTGCGGATGTATTAATTCCTTTTGGCATGAAAGTGTCCTCGGGGAGCATGTTAAACCGTAGTGTAATGTACTTTGATAAGCCCTCTATGAGCTGGCTGACATATTCTTTTCCGATAGGTGAGTCTGTTGCGGGCACATGCTGGGGAACACCTTTTGCTAGGAGTGGCAAAGAGATCAATGCCTTACAAGGACATCCTGCTTCTTGGTAATTATTGATTTTGCTTGATGAAGTCATGGTATAACTTTTCACACCATTTTCCTGACTCTCAGTAtgtttgtaaatttaaatgttgctACGTTTCCCCTCCAGGAAGTGGTTACGTAATTCCCCGGAACTGTGCAGAGGCAGAGATCAGTCGTGTGGCCAACCGTGTCCTTGACGAGCTGGTGCTGCCCTTTCAAGACATTCAGATCGACGACAATGAATACGCGGCTCTGAAAGCCATTGTGTTCTTTGACCCAGGTATTACCGCTTGATGCACCTCTTTCAAGCCATTGTATGTGGTTGGTTTATGtccattaaattacattcatacaATCCACTTTGCAATATGTTATTTTTGAGCAGAGGCGTTCATGTAAAACAAACCCtcttaaaatcaaaatatgctCGTTAAGCTCAATTTTGACTGTACGGAAATAGGCAAATTCACGTTTGATTTACCGTTCTTTTCTAATATTTCtaatattcaaaaatgtaatgtctctttcactctgtcctcCATTTTGGGCTTCAAGATGCCAAGAGCCTCCGCGACCCCTCAAAGATCAAGAGCATGAGGTATCAGGTGCAGATGAGCCTGGAGGACTACATCAACGACCGGCAGTACGACTCGCGGGGGCGCTTCggtgagctgctgctgctgctgcccaccCTGCAGAGCATCACCTGGCAGATGATCGAGCAGCTGCAGTTTGTCAAGCTCTTCGGCCTGGCCAAGATAGACAACCTGCTGCAGGAGATGCTGCTGGGAGGTTTGTACTAAAGAGTTCCAAATTGGCCTTTCGAAGGCTGTTGACTTGGTGGGTGCTCAGAGTGCTCAGTTATACACTTTCCTGTTGGCTCATTttccactgctttttttttttcctcttttacatCTTGGAAGACTCAAAATGCACTTGAGGCAGACACATCAACAAGATTGTTATCATTGtgtaagagcttctgctaaatgacacaatATCAATTCACATACATTCACAACAGGGTTACCTGCGGACTCCTCCCACCTGCACCACCCCCAGCTGGCCAAAGACCCGCTGACGGGACAGACCATTGTCATCAGCCCCCTGACCACTCCGGGAAACTCTGAACAGATTGGTAAGCTCAGCACCGGAGTCCCCTTTCCTTCCACTGGAGTCCCCTGTTGAGCAGGATCACCTATTAGTCTACtcagttttccattttatgaTTTACCTCAGTTTACCTCCTCTGTAAAATGCTCACTACAGATTGTCCCCTCTCCTCAGCCTCTCCCGAAACACCCACTCCGTCACCCCCACCAGGACCCGGGCCAGAGGTGTACAAAGTGGCCACCAGCCCAACGCTTCTGCTGTCCACACAGCCAGCTCCAAATAGACATTCTCCCGATCCCACTCTATGAACGTTGCCTTAAAATGGAGGAAGTCCTGCAGTCTGAATCTTAAGCACAGCTTTAAATGGGACCTTAACCacatttgtaattgtaaaaatgttaatagACCAAGCCTGTCAACCTGTG
The nucleotide sequence above comes from Megalops cyprinoides isolate fMegCyp1 chromosome 2, fMegCyp1.pri, whole genome shotgun sequence. Encoded proteins:
- the hnf4g gene encoding hepatocyte nuclear factor 4-gamma isoform X1, whose protein sequence is MRDVGERTGDSMSAEGNSMNPGDSGLSSNCAICGDKATGKHYGASSCDGCKGFFRRSIRKNHVYSCRFNRQCVVDKDKRNQCRFCRLNKCFRAGMKKEAVQNERDRISSRRHIHDSQELPPITVLAQAESLSQQIGLPSPTASSDASEKSIASIADVCESMKQQLLVLVEWAKYIPAFGELPLDDQVSLLRAHAGEHLLLGVAKRSMPYKDILLLGSGYVIPRNCAEAEISRVANRVLDELVLPFQDIQIDDNEYAALKAIVFFDPDAKSLRDPSKIKSMRYQVQMSLEDYINDRQYDSRGRFGELLLLLPTLQSITWQMIEQLQFVKLFGLAKIDNLLQEMLLGGLPADSSHLHHPQLAKDPLTGQTIVISPLTTPGNSEQIASPETPTPSPPPGPGPEVYKVATSPTLLLSTQPAPNRHSPDPTL
- the hnf4g gene encoding hepatocyte nuclear factor 4-gamma isoform X3 — translated: MEVANYCEGLDPTYSTLEFESAHDLYGGDSMSAEGNSMNPGDSGLSSNCAICGDKATGKHYGASSCDGCKGFFRRSIRKNHVYSCRFNRQCVVDKDKRNQCRFCRLNKCFRAGMKKEAVQNERDRISSRRHIHDSQELPPITVLAQAESLSQQIGLPSPTASSDASEKSIASIADVCESMKQQLLVLVEWAKYIPAFGELPLDDQVSLLRAHAGEHLLLGVAKRSMPYKDILLLGSGYVIPRNCAEAEISRVANRVLDELVLPFQDIQIDDNEYAALKAIVFFDPDAKSLRDPSKIKSMRYQVQMSLEDYINDRQYDSRGRFGELLLLLPTLQSITWQMIEQLQFVKLFGLAKIDNLLQEMLLGGLPADSSHLHHPQLAKDPLTGQTIVISPLTTPGNSEQIASPETPTPSPPPGPGPEVYKVATSPTLLLSTQPAPNRHSPDPTL
- the hnf4g gene encoding hepatocyte nuclear factor 4-gamma isoform X2; the encoded protein is MSAEGNSMNPGDSGLSSNCAICGDKATGKHYGASSCDGCKGFFRRSIRKNHVYSCRFNRQCVVDKDKRNQCRFCRLNKCFRAGMKKEAVQNERDRISSRRHIHDSQELPPITVLAQAESLSQQIGLPSPTASSDASEKSIASIADVCESMKQQLLVLVEWAKYIPAFGELPLDDQVSLLRAHAGEHLLLGVAKRSMPYKDILLLGSGYVIPRNCAEAEISRVANRVLDELVLPFQDIQIDDNEYAALKAIVFFDPDAKSLRDPSKIKSMRYQVQMSLEDYINDRQYDSRGRFGELLLLLPTLQSITWQMIEQLQFVKLFGLAKIDNLLQEMLLGGLPADSSHLHHPQLAKDPLTGQTIVISPLTTPGNSEQIASPETPTPSPPPGPGPEVYKVATSPTLLLSTQPAPNRHSPDPTL